The Chelatococcus sp. HY11 genome includes a window with the following:
- a CDS encoding nickel/cobalt transporter, protein MNQRANSGAKAYGGYGFLVRLGVALAGLVLVGAVLLALGMALEAWLAPPPAPRNPFGTGLREAAPAATGIGGFILAVQGEFYQLLIRAMREMKEDGSAFWSLMAIGFTYGVFHAAGPGHGKSVIAGYIVASRQSLRRGLSLSGAAALLQAVVAIAIVSVLALVIRATAATVSATANAIELASFGAVMLLGLAVLWRKAGSFLAIAGLGGPARDFAQDCGHVHIPPPAELDRLGDWRDRAGVVVAAGIRPCAGAIIILVFALGQGLFAAGVAATLAMAVGTAITTGALAALAVFMKGLALRVAGGRGRGPVVIAALEVLAAAFVALTGVALLSGVWASSGG, encoded by the coding sequence CTGAACCAGCGCGCGAATTCGGGAGCGAAAGCATACGGTGGTTACGGGTTTCTGGTGAGGCTGGGTGTGGCCCTCGCCGGGCTCGTCCTTGTGGGGGCCGTTCTGCTCGCTCTGGGGATGGCGCTGGAGGCATGGCTCGCCCCTCCGCCGGCTCCACGCAACCCCTTCGGCACCGGGCTCAGGGAAGCCGCTCCCGCCGCGACCGGCATCGGCGGATTTATCCTCGCGGTGCAGGGCGAGTTCTACCAGCTCCTGATCCGGGCCATGCGCGAGATGAAGGAGGATGGCTCGGCCTTCTGGTCGCTGATGGCCATCGGCTTCACTTACGGCGTCTTTCATGCCGCCGGCCCCGGCCATGGCAAAAGCGTGATAGCCGGCTATATCGTCGCCAGCCGCCAATCGCTCCGTCGTGGACTGTCGCTCAGCGGCGCGGCCGCCCTCCTGCAAGCCGTCGTGGCGATCGCGATCGTTTCCGTCCTGGCGCTGGTGATCCGCGCGACCGCGGCGACGGTGAGCGCCACCGCCAATGCCATCGAGCTCGCGAGCTTTGGTGCGGTCATGCTGCTTGGCCTCGCCGTCCTCTGGCGCAAGGCCGGCTCTTTCCTCGCGATCGCCGGGCTCGGCGGGCCGGCGCGGGACTTCGCCCAGGATTGCGGTCACGTGCATATCCCGCCGCCGGCCGAACTCGACCGCCTCGGCGACTGGCGCGACAGGGCCGGTGTCGTCGTCGCCGCGGGAATCCGCCCCTGCGCGGGGGCCATCATCATCCTCGTCTTCGCGCTCGGCCAGGGTCTCTTCGCGGCCGGCGTCGCCGCGACGCTTGCCATGGCGGTCGGAACCGCGATCACCACGGGCGCGCTCGCGGCGCTTGCGGTATTCATGAAGGGGCTCGCCCTGCGGGTCGCGGGCGGACGCGGACGCGGCCCGGTGGTCATCGCCGCGCTGGAAGTGCTCGCGGCGGCTTTCGTCGCGTTGACGGGCGTCGCCCTGCTCTCCGGTGTCTGGGCCTCGAGCGGAGGCTGA
- a CDS encoding glucan biosynthesis protein D yields the protein MAQQAGGLKFGRSRAFSYDWLRKHAAELAAKPYQSPPRPDPAIVSKIDYDAHGKLKYKTDFALFADGKSPFPITFMHVGQFFPKTVQMFAVASGKAREILYQPDYFTMGTDHIAQKLAAQPSAFAGFWVREPGKDWADKEPWATFLGASYFRGVGELGQVGLSARGIAVTPGAGVPEEFPDFTAFWFVPSPADSDSVTVYALLDGPSLTGAYRFVMHRTRGVVMDIDARLFLRQPITRIGIAPLTSMYWFSETAKAAGVDWRPEVHDSDGLAIWTGSGERIWRPLNNPSSIMTSSFLDDSPRGFGLMQRDRDFDNYQDGVRYQLRPSAWVEPKGKWGKGSVQLIELPTDDEIHDNIVAYWNPAKPTKAGDELEFAYSLHWLADEPTPSPLARCVATRLSGANTPGQQRPDGVRRFMVEFSGEPLATLPPNVAPEPVLWASRGEFSRAFTQRVPGDNPARWRAQFDLAVDGKGPVDMRLFLRSGDTILSETWLYQYHPF from the coding sequence ATGGCGCAGCAGGCTGGCGGGCTGAAATTCGGCCGATCCCGCGCCTTTTCCTACGACTGGCTGCGCAAGCACGCAGCCGAGCTAGCCGCCAAGCCCTACCAGTCGCCTCCGCGACCTGACCCCGCGATCGTCTCCAAGATCGACTACGACGCCCACGGCAAGCTCAAATACAAGACTGACTTCGCGCTGTTTGCCGACGGCAAGTCGCCCTTCCCCATCACCTTCATGCATGTGGGACAGTTCTTCCCCAAGACCGTGCAGATGTTCGCGGTCGCGAGCGGCAAGGCGCGGGAGATTCTCTACCAGCCCGATTATTTCACCATGGGCACGGACCACATCGCCCAGAAGCTCGCCGCGCAGCCCTCCGCCTTCGCCGGCTTCTGGGTGCGCGAGCCCGGCAAGGACTGGGCTGACAAGGAACCTTGGGCGACATTCCTCGGCGCTTCCTATTTCCGCGGCGTGGGTGAACTCGGCCAGGTCGGGCTGTCGGCCCGCGGCATCGCGGTCACCCCCGGCGCCGGCGTGCCTGAGGAGTTTCCCGATTTCACGGCATTCTGGTTCGTACCCTCGCCCGCCGACAGCGATTCCGTGACGGTCTACGCCCTGCTCGACGGGCCGAGCCTCACCGGTGCCTATCGCTTCGTGATGCACCGTACCCGTGGTGTCGTGATGGATATCGACGCGCGGCTTTTCCTCCGACAGCCCATCACGCGGATCGGCATCGCGCCTTTGACCTCCATGTACTGGTTCTCGGAGACGGCGAAAGCGGCAGGCGTGGACTGGCGCCCGGAGGTGCACGATTCCGATGGCCTCGCGATCTGGACGGGCTCCGGCGAACGCATATGGCGGCCGCTCAACAACCCGTCCTCCATCATGACCTCCAGTTTCCTCGATGACTCCCCGCGCGGCTTTGGCCTGATGCAGCGCGATCGCGACTTCGACAATTACCAGGACGGCGTGCGCTATCAGCTCAGGCCTTCCGCCTGGGTCGAACCCAAGGGCAAGTGGGGCAAGGGTTCCGTGCAGCTGATCGAGCTGCCGACCGACGACGAGATCCACGACAATATTGTCGCGTACTGGAACCCGGCGAAGCCCACCAAGGCGGGCGACGAGCTTGAATTCGCCTATAGCCTGCACTGGCTGGCCGACGAGCCCACCCCGTCCCCGCTCGCGCGCTGCGTCGCCACGCGGCTGAGTGGTGCGAATACGCCCGGACAGCAGCGCCCGGATGGTGTCCGCCGCTTCATGGTGGAATTCTCAGGCGAGCCGCTTGCCACGCTTCCGCCGAACGTCGCGCCCGAGCCGGTTCTCTGGGCATCGCGGGGAGAGTTCAGCCGCGCTTTCACCCAGCGCGTGCCGGGCGACAATCCAGCGCGCTGGCGCGCCCAGTTCGATCTCGCCGTCGATGGCAAGGGGCCGGTCGACATGCGCCTGTTCCTGCGATCGGGCGACACCATTCTCAGTGAAACCTGGCTTTACCAGTACCATCCGTTCTAG
- a CDS encoding WD40 repeat domain-containing protein, whose protein sequence is MTVAPSQSLTEHVVAVEAGAHVIGAGWLGSKAAFALADGHLLLTDGSEHTRVAAHPGGGILVSAHAGKTIVTGGDDGRVVATAADGSTRECGKEPGRWIDALASGRDGAIAWSAGKAVRTLDGKGQMRSFTAPTTAQGLAFMPKGYRLAVAHYNGVTLWFPNTDAKPDVFAWKGSHLSVTVSPDGQYAVTAMQENALHGWRLSDRKDMRMSGYPSKTRSLSWSHDGNWLATSGAEAAIVWPFDKQGPMGRAPRECGVRPVRVARVAFHPRALVLASAYDDGTILLIRLTDASELLVQDATGSPITALAWNDTGRSLAFGDEAGNGGLFTLPS, encoded by the coding sequence ATGACCGTTGCTCCGTCACAATCCCTCACCGAGCATGTCGTGGCGGTCGAGGCTGGCGCCCATGTCATCGGCGCCGGCTGGCTTGGATCGAAGGCGGCCTTCGCGCTTGCCGATGGCCATCTGCTCCTTACGGACGGCAGCGAGCACACCCGCGTGGCCGCCCACCCCGGCGGAGGGATTCTCGTTTCGGCCCATGCCGGCAAGACGATCGTCACCGGCGGTGACGACGGCCGCGTCGTGGCGACTGCCGCCGATGGCTCGACCCGCGAGTGCGGCAAGGAGCCGGGACGCTGGATCGATGCGCTTGCCAGCGGCCGCGACGGGGCGATTGCGTGGAGCGCCGGCAAGGCTGTCCGCACGCTGGACGGCAAGGGGCAGATGCGCTCTTTCACGGCGCCCACGACGGCGCAGGGCCTTGCCTTCATGCCCAAGGGCTACCGCCTCGCCGTGGCGCATTACAACGGCGTCACGCTGTGGTTTCCCAATACGGATGCGAAGCCTGACGTTTTCGCGTGGAAGGGCTCCCATCTCAGCGTCACCGTCTCGCCGGACGGTCAATATGCGGTCACCGCCATGCAGGAAAACGCCCTGCATGGCTGGCGGCTGAGCGATCGCAAGGACATGCGGATGAGCGGCTATCCCAGCAAGACGCGCTCGCTGTCCTGGTCCCATGATGGCAACTGGCTGGCGACGTCGGGCGCGGAAGCGGCCATCGTCTGGCCGTTCGACAAGCAGGGCCCGATGGGTCGGGCGCCGCGCGAATGCGGCGTGCGGCCGGTCCGCGTGGCGCGCGTCGCCTTCCATCCCAGGGCGCTGGTGCTGGCGAGCGCCTATGACGACGGCACCATCCTCCTCATCCGCCTCACCGACGCCTCCGAACTTCTGGTGCAGGACGCCACCGGCTCGCCGATCACGGCACTTGCCTGGAATGATACGGGCCGCAGTCTCGCCTTCGGTGACGAGGCCGGCAACGGCGGGCTGTTCACCCTGCCGAGCTGA
- a CDS encoding amidase: MPVADDTLRAFMPYPDTPVASAATGTLAGQRLAVKDLFDVAGYPTSMGSPVFLAATGVRTTTAFLVRQLLEAGAQFVGKTICDEFAYSMIGKNAHFGMPVNAAAPDRVPGGSSSGSASAVAGGLADIGLGSDTGGSTRFPGSFCGLFSIRPTHGRLSLEGAAPMAPSFDTAGWFTRDALLFETVADVLLGEDTSPLGDEPELHLANDLFAFADPVAAAALKAAIQRATLRIGDIRGQDLDVPDVGELVTAFRRLQGREAWTSLGPLVERYRPPLGPGVAERFAFARAVTDAEVESAAIVRDEFRARLRRILGSDRVLLLPSAPDIAPLASDGDVELDDFRSRAQRLAVFGSLTGFPQVTIPVAEKDGAPIGLSLLGPAGSDRALVALGRRFHRAAALRLA, translated from the coding sequence ATGCCTGTTGCCGACGATACGCTGCGCGCCTTCATGCCCTATCCTGACACGCCCGTTGCCTCCGCGGCGACGGGGACATTGGCCGGGCAGCGTCTGGCGGTGAAGGACCTCTTCGATGTGGCCGGCTATCCGACCAGCATGGGAAGCCCGGTCTTCCTCGCCGCGACGGGGGTCCGCACGACGACCGCATTTCTGGTGCGGCAGCTTCTGGAGGCGGGTGCGCAATTCGTCGGCAAGACGATTTGCGATGAATTCGCCTATTCGATGATCGGCAAGAACGCCCATTTTGGCATGCCGGTGAACGCCGCCGCGCCGGATCGCGTGCCCGGCGGTTCCTCATCCGGTTCGGCATCGGCCGTGGCGGGAGGGCTCGCCGATATCGGGCTCGGCAGCGACACCGGCGGATCGACGCGCTTTCCGGGCAGTTTTTGCGGGCTTTTCTCCATTCGTCCAACCCATGGCCGGCTATCCCTCGAAGGTGCCGCGCCGATGGCGCCGAGCTTCGATACCGCGGGATGGTTTACCCGTGATGCCCTGCTCTTCGAAACTGTCGCGGATGTGCTGCTCGGAGAAGACACATCGCCGCTCGGTGACGAGCCGGAGCTGCATCTCGCGAACGATCTGTTCGCCTTCGCGGACCCTGTCGCGGCCGCCGCACTCAAGGCCGCGATCCAGCGCGCGACGCTGCGGATCGGTGATATCCGGGGACAGGACCTCGATGTTCCGGATGTCGGGGAACTGGTCACCGCCTTTCGCCGCTTGCAAGGCCGGGAGGCCTGGACCAGCTTGGGACCGCTGGTCGAACGCTACCGTCCGCCGCTTGGACCAGGTGTCGCGGAGCGCTTTGCGTTCGCGCGGGCGGTCACCGACGCGGAGGTAGAGAGCGCGGCCATCGTGCGGGACGAATTCCGTGCCCGTTTGCGGCGTATCCTGGGTTCGGACCGCGTGCTCCTTCTGCCTTCGGCTCCGGACATCGCGCCGCTCGCGAGCGACGGGGATGTCGAGCTCGATGATTTCCGCAGCCGGGCGCAGCGGCTTGCCGTGTTCGGCTCCCTGACCGGCTTCCCGCAGGTCACCATTCCGGTCGCCGAGAAGGATGGTGCGCCGATCGGCCTCTCCCTGCTCGGACCCGCCGGCTCCGACCGAGCTCTCGTGGCGCTGGGGCGCCGCTTCCACCGCGCGGCAGCGCTGCGCCTCGCCTGA
- a CDS encoding metal ABC transporter permease — MVYDLVLAPFVEFDFMRRALVGTLALALGAGPVGVFLMLRRMSLTGDAMAHAVLPGAAVGYLLYGLWLPAMTLGGLVVGFAVALLSGLVARVTALREDASLAGFYLISLALGVTLVSLRGSNVDLLHVLFGSVLALDDTALILIASITTITLVALALIYRPLVLECVDPTFLASVSRAGGPSHLIFLALVVLNLVGGFQALGTLLAVGLMMLPATSARLWTSEMTSLIVLATLIGMLSGLVGIIVSYHSGLPTGPCIILVAGGMHVASLIFGCAGGLIWRLIPQRHLTA; from the coding sequence ATGGTGTACGATCTGGTTCTCGCCCCCTTCGTCGAATTTGATTTCATGCGCCGCGCGCTCGTCGGCACGCTGGCGCTGGCGCTGGGCGCCGGCCCGGTCGGCGTCTTCCTGATGCTGCGCCGCATGAGCCTGACCGGTGACGCGATGGCCCACGCCGTGCTGCCGGGCGCGGCCGTCGGCTATCTGCTCTACGGCCTCTGGCTGCCGGCCATGACGTTAGGCGGCCTTGTCGTCGGCTTCGCGGTGGCGCTGCTGTCCGGCCTCGTCGCTCGCGTCACCGCCTTGCGGGAGGATGCCTCGCTCGCGGGTTTCTATCTGATCTCGCTGGCCCTCGGCGTCACGCTCGTTTCGCTGCGCGGCTCGAATGTCGACCTCCTCCATGTCCTCTTCGGCTCCGTGCTGGCCCTCGACGACACCGCGCTCATCCTGATAGCCAGCATCACCACGATCACCCTCGTCGCGCTCGCGCTGATCTATCGGCCGCTCGTGCTGGAATGCGTCGACCCGACCTTTCTTGCTTCGGTGAGCCGGGCCGGTGGGCCAAGCCACCTCATCTTCCTGGCGCTTGTCGTGCTCAACCTTGTTGGTGGCTTCCAGGCACTCGGCACGCTTCTCGCCGTGGGGCTGATGATGCTGCCGGCAACCAGCGCCCGCCTCTGGACTTCGGAAATGACGAGCCTGATCGTGCTGGCAACGCTGATCGGGATGCTGTCGGGCCTCGTCGGAATCATCGTCTCCTATCACAGCGGCCTGCCGACAGGCCCCTGCATCATCCTCGTCGCCGGCGGCATGCACGTCGCCTCGCTCATCTTCGGGTGCGCCGGCGGCCTCATCTGGCGCCTCATACCGCAACGACATCTCACCGCCTGA
- a CDS encoding metal ABC transporter substrate-binding protein: MPTKRNVISFGLAALLLGGFSPALSPAQAADKPLPVVASFSILGDFVRNVGGERVSVEVLVGPDGDAHVFSPSPADARKVSAAKLVVVNGLGFEGWMPRLVKSAGSKTSQVVATKGITPLSAEDDDHDDHGKGGHKHADAHGHDHGPDDPHAWQSVANAAIYVRNIRDGLIAADPHGKATYEANAAQYLDRLSALDAKVKAAIASIPEERRRIVTSHDAFAYFAKAYGLTVLPPQGVSSETEASAKDVAAIIRQIKAEKIPAVFLENITDPRLINQIAKETGARIGGTVYSDALSGPGEPAPTYIAMIEHNVKAFTDALKP; the protein is encoded by the coding sequence ATGCCCACGAAACGTAATGTTATATCGTTTGGATTGGCCGCTCTCCTGCTCGGCGGCTTCTCGCCGGCTCTGTCGCCCGCCCAGGCCGCCGACAAGCCCTTGCCGGTCGTGGCGAGTTTCTCGATCCTCGGTGATTTCGTCCGCAATGTCGGCGGCGAACGCGTTTCCGTCGAGGTATTGGTCGGCCCGGACGGCGACGCCCATGTCTTCTCGCCCTCCCCCGCCGACGCCCGCAAGGTGTCGGCCGCCAAACTCGTGGTCGTCAACGGCCTCGGCTTCGAGGGATGGATGCCGCGCCTGGTCAAATCCGCGGGCTCGAAGACCTCACAAGTCGTCGCGACCAAGGGCATCACGCCTCTCAGCGCCGAGGACGACGATCACGATGACCACGGTAAGGGCGGCCACAAGCATGCAGATGCCCACGGACATGACCATGGCCCGGACGATCCGCACGCCTGGCAGTCCGTGGCGAACGCCGCGATCTACGTGCGCAACATCCGTGACGGGTTGATCGCCGCGGACCCCCACGGCAAGGCGACCTATGAGGCGAATGCTGCGCAGTATCTCGACAGGCTTTCCGCTCTCGACGCTAAGGTGAAGGCGGCGATCGCCTCCATCCCGGAGGAGCGCCGCCGTATCGTCACCTCGCATGATGCCTTTGCCTATTTCGCCAAGGCCTATGGCCTCACCGTTCTTCCACCGCAGGGCGTCTCGTCGGAGACGGAGGCTTCGGCGAAGGACGTGGCGGCGATCATCCGGCAGATCAAGGCCGAGAAGATTCCCGCGGTTTTCCTCGAGAACATCACCGATCCGCGACTGATCAACCAGATCGCCAAGGAAACCGGCGCGCGAATCGGCGGCACTGTCTATTCCGACGCCCTCTCGGGGCCAGGCGAACCCGCGCCGACCTACATCGCGATGATCGAGCACAACGTCAAAGCCTTCACCGACGCGCTCAAGCCATGA
- a CDS encoding glucan biosynthesis protein D, with protein MDPSKAILDRRTFLASATGAAVLAATGFSSRALAADGLKLGTAEPFSYDALIARAKDMAAKPYVAPRRPPAEILDKLTYEEHGKIHFNTDHALFGDGPGRYPVTFFHLGKFFQSPVAMHVVAKDEAREIIYDDSYFNMPPDSPAHSLPAGSGFSGFRFQESRLDDKLDWRRNDWVAFLGASYFRAIGELFQYGLSARGIAIDVAVAGKPEEFPDFTHFYFDTPAENGDTVTVYALLNGPSVSGAYRFVMSRKAGVVMDIDTQVFLRKDVARLGIAPLTSMFWYSETKKPTAVDWRPEVHDSDGLALWTATGERIWRPLNNPGRTSVSAFGDDNPRGFGLLQRDRAFEHYLDGVHYERRPSLWVEPLGQWGKGAIELVEIPTDDEIHDNIVAMWVPAGDAKAGANYQYNYRLHWLADEPFPTPLGRSIATRLGNGGQPGQPRPKGVRKFMVEFIGGPLANLPFGVKPEAVLSASRGTFSYIFTEAVPDDVPGHWRAQFDLTVEGSDPVDIRLFLKAGDKVLTETWLYQYNPFGNV; from the coding sequence ATGGACCCAAGCAAAGCGATTCTCGACCGCCGCACCTTCCTTGCCTCGGCCACGGGCGCTGCCGTCCTGGCAGCAACCGGTTTCTCCTCGCGCGCCCTCGCAGCGGACGGCTTGAAACTCGGCACCGCCGAGCCTTTCTCCTATGACGCGCTGATTGCGCGGGCCAAGGACATGGCCGCGAAGCCGTATGTCGCCCCCAGGCGTCCGCCAGCGGAAATCCTGGACAAGCTGACCTACGAGGAGCATGGCAAGATCCATTTCAACACGGATCACGCCCTCTTCGGGGATGGGCCAGGCCGCTACCCCGTTACCTTCTTCCACCTCGGCAAGTTCTTCCAGAGCCCTGTCGCCATGCATGTCGTGGCGAAGGACGAAGCCCGGGAAATCATCTACGACGATTCCTATTTCAACATGCCGCCGGACAGCCCGGCGCATTCCCTGCCCGCCGGCAGCGGCTTCTCGGGCTTCCGGTTCCAGGAAAGCCGCCTTGATGACAAGCTCGACTGGCGCCGCAACGACTGGGTTGCTTTCCTCGGCGCCTCTTATTTCCGTGCCATCGGCGAACTGTTCCAGTACGGCCTGTCGGCCCGCGGCATCGCGATCGATGTGGCGGTCGCCGGCAAGCCTGAGGAATTCCCCGACTTCACGCATTTCTATTTCGACACGCCCGCCGAGAACGGCGATACGGTCACCGTCTATGCGCTGCTCAATGGTCCAAGCGTCTCCGGAGCCTATCGCTTCGTGATGAGCCGCAAGGCGGGTGTCGTCATGGACATCGATACTCAGGTCTTCCTGCGCAAGGACGTGGCGCGCCTCGGCATCGCGCCGCTGACGTCGATGTTCTGGTACTCGGAAACCAAGAAGCCAACCGCTGTCGACTGGCGTCCCGAGGTGCACGATTCGGACGGCCTCGCGCTCTGGACAGCCACTGGCGAGCGCATCTGGCGCCCGTTGAACAATCCAGGCCGCACCAGCGTCTCCGCCTTCGGCGATGACAACCCGCGCGGCTTCGGGCTCCTCCAGCGCGACCGTGCCTTCGAACACTATCTGGACGGCGTTCACTACGAGCGCCGCCCGAGCCTCTGGGTCGAGCCGCTCGGCCAGTGGGGCAAGGGCGCGATCGAGCTCGTCGAGATCCCTACCGACGATGAGATCCACGACAATATCGTCGCCATGTGGGTTCCCGCCGGCGACGCCAAGGCGGGTGCCAACTACCAATACAATTATCGCCTGCATTGGCTGGCCGATGAGCCTTTCCCCACCCCGCTCGGACGCAGCATCGCGACGCGGCTCGGCAACGGCGGCCAGCCTGGCCAGCCTCGCCCGAAGGGTGTGCGCAAATTCATGGTGGAGTTCATCGGCGGGCCGCTCGCCAATCTCCCCTTTGGCGTCAAGCCGGAAGCCGTGCTGTCGGCCTCGCGGGGCACGTTCTCCTACATCTTCACCGAAGCCGTGCCCGATGACGTGCCTGGCCACTGGCGTGCGCAGTTCGACCTCACGGTCGAAGGCAGCGATCCCGTCGATATACGCCTGTTCCTGAAAGCCGGGGACAAGGTTCTGACGGAAACTTGGCTTTACCAGTACAATCCCTTCGGTAATGTCTGA
- the aztA gene encoding zinc ABC transporter ATP-binding protein AztA: MTASPSVSPPSTVARPAAGSITNSVIGFDNVTLGYDRHPAVHHLDGGIAPGSLTAIVGPNGAGKSTLLKGIMGALRPLDGGIRVSCQRANIAYLPQAMDIDRSFPITVYDLVAMGLWRQTGLFGGIGGARRRAIEEAVAAVGLTGFERRTIGTLSGGQMQRALFARLLLQDAEVILLDEPFTAIDAKTTLDLIDLVHHWHREERTVVAVLHDLDLVRRAFPETLLLAREPVAWGDTEEVLVADNLLRARRMIESHDPDAAFCERSAA, encoded by the coding sequence ATGACCGCCTCGCCCTCAGTGTCGCCCCCGTCGACTGTCGCCAGGCCGGCAGCCGGATCGATCACCAACTCGGTCATCGGATTCGACAATGTCACGCTGGGTTATGATCGGCATCCGGCCGTCCACCACCTCGACGGCGGGATAGCCCCGGGCAGCCTCACGGCGATCGTGGGGCCGAACGGAGCCGGCAAATCCACGCTTCTCAAGGGCATAATGGGCGCCTTGCGGCCGCTCGACGGCGGCATCCGGGTCAGCTGCCAGCGCGCCAACATCGCCTATCTCCCGCAAGCGATGGACATTGATCGCAGCTTCCCGATCACGGTCTATGACCTCGTGGCCATGGGCCTGTGGCGGCAGACCGGGCTGTTCGGTGGCATCGGTGGCGCCCGTCGCCGGGCCATCGAGGAGGCGGTCGCCGCGGTCGGCCTCACGGGCTTCGAGCGGCGCACGATCGGCACGCTCTCAGGCGGACAGATGCAGCGCGCCCTGTTCGCGCGCCTGCTGCTCCAGGACGCCGAGGTCATCCTGCTCGATGAGCCTTTCACCGCCATCGACGCGAAGACCACGCTCGACCTCATCGATCTCGTGCATCATTGGCACCGGGAGGAGCGTACGGTCGTGGCGGTTCTGCATGATCTTGACCTCGTGCGCCGCGCCTTTCCGGAGACGCTCCTGCTGGCGCGCGAACCCGTCGCCTGGGGCGATACCGAGGAGGTGCTGGTCGCGGACAACCTGCTGCGTGCCCGCAGGATGATCGAATCGCATGATCCGGACGCGGCCTTCTGCGAGCGGTCCGCGGCCTGA
- a CDS encoding DUF1045 domain-containing protein, with the protein MTPPDRYAVYVAPAADSALWRFGSAVLGYDAENGEDVSQLVPAGTNRERFRELTADPRVYGFHATIKAPFRLAPGECEERLKVAFDRFAASRRPFALPRLVPRAIGGRSGQGAFIALVEPQPAAPLAALERATVEAFEPFRASLSPADYARRQPQRLTSQQRGYLDRYGYPYVFEEFRFHMTLTNRVPEGEVEEVLAGLSKLYEEMVPAGPMAIDQLALCRQPPRKADGEETPRFRIIARRVFAQP; encoded by the coding sequence GTGACACCACCTGATCGCTATGCCGTCTATGTCGCTCCCGCGGCCGACAGCGCCCTTTGGCGCTTCGGCTCGGCCGTTCTCGGCTATGACGCCGAGAACGGAGAGGATGTGAGCCAACTCGTTCCGGCCGGAACGAACCGCGAGCGCTTCCGCGAACTGACGGCAGACCCCCGCGTCTACGGTTTCCACGCGACGATCAAGGCGCCCTTCCGTCTGGCGCCCGGTGAGTGCGAGGAGCGCTTGAAGGTGGCGTTCGATCGTTTCGCGGCGAGCCGGCGGCCATTCGCGTTGCCTCGACTCGTGCCGAGGGCCATCGGCGGCCGCTCAGGCCAGGGAGCCTTCATCGCGCTCGTCGAGCCGCAGCCGGCCGCGCCTCTGGCGGCGCTTGAACGGGCGACCGTGGAGGCCTTCGAGCCCTTTCGCGCCAGCCTCTCGCCGGCCGACTATGCCCGCCGGCAGCCCCAAAGACTGACCAGCCAGCAGCGCGGTTATCTCGATCGCTACGGCTATCCTTATGTGTTCGAGGAATTCCGCTTCCACATGACACTGACCAACCGGGTGCCGGAGGGCGAAGTGGAGGAGGTCCTGGCGGGGCTCTCGAAACTCTATGAGGAGATGGTGCCCGCGGGCCCGATGGCGATCGATCAGCTGGCGCTCTGCCGTCAGCCGCCGCGCAAGGCGGATGGGGAGGAGACGCCGCGTTTCCGCATCATTGCACGACGCGTCTTCGCGCAGCCCTGA
- a CDS encoding GTP-binding protein, with the protein MSDKIPVTVLTGYLGAGKTTLLNRILSEPHGKKFAVVVNEFGEVGIDNELVVGADEEVFEMNNGCICCTVRGDLIRIIDGLMKRKGQFDAIIVETTGLADPAPVAQTFFMDEDVSSKTRLDAVVTVVDAKWLTERLKDAPEAKNQVAFADVIILNKTDLVTAEELAAVEAQIRAINPYAKIHRTQRAGVDIAEVLGRNAFDLDRVLELEPAFLEEGHHHHHDEDVQSVSFTIPGDVDPAKFMPWINELVQQEGPNILRSKGILAFKGEPKRFVFQGVHMILDGDLTLDWKPGEKRQSKIVFIGRNLNREALNKAFLACAA; encoded by the coding sequence ATGTCGGACAAGATCCCCGTTACCGTCCTCACAGGCTATCTCGGGGCGGGCAAGACGACACTTCTGAACCGCATCCTCTCCGAGCCGCACGGCAAGAAATTCGCTGTCGTCGTCAATGAGTTCGGCGAGGTTGGCATCGATAACGAGCTTGTCGTCGGCGCCGACGAGGAAGTCTTCGAGATGAACAACGGCTGCATCTGCTGCACCGTGCGCGGCGATCTCATCCGCATCATCGACGGGCTGATGAAGCGCAAGGGCCAGTTCGACGCCATCATCGTCGAGACGACGGGCCTCGCCGATCCCGCGCCCGTCGCGCAGACCTTCTTCATGGACGAGGACGTCTCGTCCAAGACGCGGCTCGATGCCGTCGTCACGGTGGTCGATGCGAAATGGCTGACCGAGCGCCTGAAGGATGCGCCCGAGGCGAAGAACCAGGTGGCCTTCGCTGATGTCATCATCCTGAACAAGACCGACCTCGTGACCGCCGAGGAGCTTGCGGCGGTCGAGGCGCAGATCCGCGCCATCAACCCCTATGCCAAGATCCACCGCACCCAGCGCGCCGGCGTCGATATCGCCGAAGTGCTCGGCCGCAATGCCTTCGATCTCGACAGGGTGCTGGAGCTCGAACCCGCCTTCCTCGAGGAGGGCCATCACCATCACCATGACGAGGACGTGCAGTCCGTTTCGTTCACCATCCCTGGCGACGTGGACCCGGCCAAGTTCATGCCCTGGATCAACGAACTCGTGCAGCAGGAGGGGCCGAATATTCTCCGGTCCAAGGGCATCCTCGCCTTCAAGGGCGAGCCGAAGCGCTTCGTCTTCCAGGGCGTGCACATGATCCTCGACGGAGACCTGACCCTGGACTGGAAGCCGGGTGAGAAGCGGCAATCGAAGATCGTCTTCATCGGCCGCAATCTGAACCGCGAGGCCCTCAACAAGGCTTTCCTTGCCTGCGCGGCCTGA